The Pseudomonas iranensis genome includes a window with the following:
- the pseG gene encoding UDP-2,4-diacetamido-2,4,6-trideoxy-beta-L-altropyranose hydrolase, producing the protein MRVLIRADASPTIGSGHIARCLTLARVLRRQGSHVAFACRRLPGHRLEALNAEGFETFALPERYRDEDPLQAIESMLPWQFDIDALGLLLDGQAPFDWIIVDHYGLDHHWQTAARRWAHRIAAVDDLATRRYSVDLLLNQNLSGLSENYAPLLPPGCRTLLGPRYAMLREEFNCEAIEIKPKARRVLVNFGGFDAARQTHHAMLALADFTELQVDFVAGADNPAWTQMQALAETRPNWRLHSFVSDFHQRMTEADLFIGAGGGTSWERAALGLPTICIAVANNQQANGEVMAAAGAHVFMGAREQVSVEQLRDAVGFIVNNHFLRRSLAERSRQLVDGRGAERVAATLAGAVLKLRPATLDDAQLLFDGRNAEAVRRWSLEIGVIDWAQHLNWLTASLRNPQRLLLIAEADDGPVGVLRYDLRGFDAEVSIYLLEGRFGLGWGRAVLSRGEAFVAAHWPQLTRITARVMPANQSSLKVFRDAGFTQETCAFSRVLKDHPHV; encoded by the coding sequence ATGAGAGTGCTGATCCGCGCCGACGCCTCGCCAACCATTGGCAGCGGCCACATCGCCCGTTGCCTGACGCTGGCGCGGGTGCTGCGCCGGCAGGGCAGTCATGTCGCATTTGCCTGTCGGCGTTTGCCGGGGCATCGACTGGAAGCCTTGAATGCCGAAGGCTTCGAGACCTTCGCGCTGCCCGAGCGCTATCGTGATGAAGACCCGCTGCAGGCTATCGAATCGATGTTGCCGTGGCAGTTCGATATTGATGCACTGGGCCTGCTGCTGGACGGGCAGGCACCGTTCGACTGGATCATCGTCGACCATTATGGCCTCGATCATCACTGGCAAACCGCTGCCCGGCGCTGGGCGCACCGAATCGCCGCCGTGGATGATCTGGCCACGCGGCGCTACAGCGTCGATCTGCTGCTCAATCAGAACCTCTCTGGCTTGAGTGAAAACTACGCGCCGCTGCTGCCGCCAGGCTGTCGCACCTTGCTCGGCCCGCGCTACGCCATGCTGCGCGAAGAATTCAACTGCGAGGCCATCGAGATCAAACCGAAGGCCCGCCGCGTGCTGGTGAATTTCGGCGGTTTCGACGCGGCGAGGCAGACCCATCACGCGATGCTGGCGCTGGCTGATTTCACTGAGTTGCAGGTGGATTTCGTCGCTGGCGCCGACAACCCGGCGTGGACGCAGATGCAAGCGTTGGCCGAGACGCGACCGAACTGGCGCCTGCACAGTTTCGTCAGCGATTTCCATCAGCGCATGACTGAGGCCGACCTGTTTATCGGCGCTGGCGGCGGCACCAGTTGGGAGCGCGCGGCGCTGGGTTTGCCGACCATCTGCATCGCCGTGGCGAACAATCAGCAGGCCAACGGCGAAGTCATGGCCGCAGCCGGTGCGCATGTGTTCATGGGCGCCCGCGAGCAGGTCAGCGTCGAGCAGTTGCGTGATGCGGTCGGATTCATCGTGAACAATCATTTTCTACGCCGCAGCCTCGCCGAGCGCTCGCGGCAACTGGTCGACGGTCGCGGTGCCGAGCGTGTGGCGGCAACGCTGGCCGGTGCGGTGCTCAAGTTGCGCCCGGCGACGCTGGACGATGCGCAGTTGCTGTTCGATGGACGCAATGCCGAAGCGGTACGGCGCTGGTCGCTGGAAATCGGCGTCATCGATTGGGCGCAGCATCTGAACTGGTTGACGGCGAGTCTGCGCAATCCGCAGCGGCTGCTGCTGATTGCCGAGGCGGATGACGGCCCGGTCGGGGTGCTGCGCTACGACTTGCGCGGGTTCGATGCCGAAGTGTCGATCTATCTGCTGGAGGGGCGTTTCGGCCTCGGTTGGGGCAGGGCAGTGCTCAGCCGTGGCGAAGCGTTTGTCGCTGCGCACTGGCCGCAGTTGACGCGCATTACTGCCCGGGTCATGCCCGCCAATCAGTCCTCATTGAAAGTCTTCCGCGACGCCGGGTTCACTCAAGAGACCTGCGCGTTCAGCCGTGTTCTGAAGGATCACCCGCATGTCTAG